taaaagtggcatactactctgACAATATCGATTCCAGCAgctacctgggagtccaagatgcagccAGACATCATCCCATGTTGTTCCCGaaacattttggtggtgtttccataaatttctgaccttttcctatgaaccagataccctcccccgaggtgttcgacccaaGCACCTGAACACCCAAACACTTTGCTGCTTGATCAGCACTAGTGGGGACAGTCACTCCCTGCTCAAGAACTCTAAGGAACTAAtcattttgctcatctctaatggccaCCAATATATTACATGAACAGTTCGAGTTCACCAGAATGAAACCTGCTCTTATGGAGTGGGGGACCTCTCTCTTTAACATCCATTTAGTATGCCAAGGATAATAGAAAGATATTATCTTTATGAAATATACTTGACTGTATAAAACGGAGAAGACATTATGGAACAGGAAACTTTTATTAATAAGCAAGCAATATATTTCAGTTACATTTTTAATTTAAGGCATATAAGTTCTTATGATCATCAAAGGCAACATTGCTTCCTCTATGGCCTCAGGTTTGTCCTTTCAGTAATATTTTCTTTGAGACTGGCAAGGATCAGGAACACAGGGGTTGCAAGGATCTGGCAAGGAAAATAAGCATTTATATTACTTTTTATCTACTCCATTTCTTTACACTGTTTTAATTGTAGTGATATAAAACAACTATAAGTGTTCATATTTTATTCCATCCAGAACGTTACTTGATTAGAAAGAATGGATGGTTTCTGTGTTTAAGTGAGTTTTCTCCGTCTGCTCTAGTTTCATCACAAAATGTAGTATCCTAGTTATGCAGTCAAAAGAAACTGCACTTTGAGTCCCTGAGAGAGTATGGAATTTATGTAGTAGCTTCAGTTGCAGTAAAGACATTAGGAGAAAGTGTACTCGTCTCTCAGCATTTTACTATTCTGCTCCAaaagagttaggcccctttcacaagggcgagatatccgcgtgggtgcaatgcatgaggtgaacgcattgcccccgcactgaatcaggacctattcatttctatggggctgtgcacatgagcggtgattttcacgcattacttgtgtgttgcgtgaaaatcgcagcatgctcctctttgtgtgttttccacaaaacgcaggccccatagaagtgaatagggccgcGTGAaattcgcaagcatccgcaagcaggtgcggatgcggtgcgattttcacacacgtttgctaagagacgatcgggatagatacctgatcattattattttcccttataacatggttaaggaaataatagcattcttaatacagaatgcatagtacaatagtgctggaggggttaaaaaaaacgaaaaaaaatatttaactcaccttaatccacttgttcgcgcagccggcatctcttctgtcttcatctttgctgtgcgcaggaaaaggacctgtggtgacgtcactacgcacatcacatggtctgtcacatgacccaccaccatagtaaaagatcatgtgatggaccatgtgatgagcgcagtgacctcatcaaaggtcctattcctcaaagaagaagacataagagatgccggctgcgcgaacaagtggatttagGTAAGTTAaattcttataatttttttttaacccctccagccttattgtactatgcattctgtattaagaatgctataatttccccttataaccatgttaaatgggaaaataatataatctacacaaccttgaacccaaacctgaacttctgtgaagaaattcgggtctgggtaccacattcagttttgtatcacgcgcgtgcaaaacacattgcaccagcgcgataaaaactgaacaagggaacgcaatcacaggatgcctccggagccaaaacgtgacgcccatgtgaaagaggccttagggtgggttcacactagcttttgggattccgttatggcttttggttataacataataataacagaaaataacggaatccataagacggaaggacggaccGTTTTTCTGCCTAtaaacttgtattatgacggaatgcaaaacggaagcctttaaaaggtatTCCGGttgctttccatcctaatagaagtctatgggaagcaAAACACCTCCgtctgggtcccattatgcaagacggaccCAGATGAATAATGGGACCCAGATGGATTCATTATGCTtttctatagacttctattaggacggaaagcaaacggaatgcttCTGCGTCTGGGTAtttcgttattttccattataactatgttatagaGGAAAGCcttaacggaatccctaacgctagtgtgaacccacccttattgaTATAAAAAAGCTAAGCTTATAATGGTAACATAGTAAACTGTAGTCCTAAATCAATGAACTCTGACTCTATATAGACATATAGGATAATACACCAGCATTACCATATAAAATTGCTGGCTTGTGAAGGACAAATGTTGAAAACTACGTGGTAGAATGAACTAAAAGAGTAATTTTATAAACTAACATTGAAAGTCTTCAAACATTTGAGCTTAGAATTGTTTTACTATCGTAATTGTAATACACATGCTAATCTTTTCCTACGAATAACTGCTTTGGTATTTGGTTTTAAAACACATAGCACAATAGTAAAATCAACATACAGGAAACATGTTGAATTGAAACATTTTCTCATTAaaatatagaatgtgtcggcagataagaaccatttggcccatctagtctgcccaatataataaatactatggatagcccctggccctatcttatatgaaggatggccttatgcctatcccatgcatgcttaaactccttcactgtatttgcagctaccacttctgcaggaaggctattccatgcatccactactctctcagtaaagtaatacttcctgatattacttttaaacctttgcccctctaatttaaaactatgtcctcttgtagcagttattcttcttttaaatattctctcctattttaccttgttgattccctttatgtatttaaaagtttctatcatatcccctctgtctcgtctttcttccttTTAGAATGCAATTCATAATTTTTATGTAAATTAAAATATAATCTTTAGTGTACATACCTTTGCACTGCTGTACAGGCTTGCAGGCTAAAAGAAACAATACATGTCAATAGCTGTTATGTAATATGCCTTGTTAAATAACCAAATGGCTGCTTCTAATAGAGTATGGTATCCTTTCATATTATTTCCCTTTCATATTTAACCCCTTTCGTACTGGGCCCATTTTTGGTTTTCCGTTTAGTTTACCATGTAATGTACtgtaaaatgggaaaaaaacattCTTTGTGTGATTAACTTGAAAATAACCACACATGCCAAGGGTTTGCGGGTTTTGATATTTCAGCGTTCACTGCATGCTAAAAATGAAATGATGTCCTTATTCTGTAGCTCAATACGAACACGACGATATCAAACTTATAAATATAccggtatatgtatatatatatatatatatatatatatatatatatatatttatatatatatatatatatatatatatattgtgaggcagtgacaggccacatggttgttaggggagatatatggcaggatttgctgtgtcttccccagaatcaccaggtctgaagaaagaccaggtgcagtaatcacctggggataaacgaatcctcagagtgagagggggcggggacttgcacacagaaggctggagtggttctgtgtggtctgagccgggagagctgagagaccactatccccaaagagacactggtgtgagagcagcctggaggctgctagaGGTTGgcctgggaaagccgcatctcatcatggGTGTTACACAAGGGGAGACAGGTTATtagtgtattagttagagcctagacgggcgagtgtttactattttgttgttctgctttagctggtgtgccacaataagtgcactgtttggacctgaaacctggtgtcctgaagccttatctgtgaggatgatcccctgaaagaaagctacccctcactatacatatatatatattactacttttaaagaaataaaaacctttaaaaaaaatcacaatttttataacttttttatatttgggACTACAGAGTGTACGacattttgatcactgttattgaaTCTTTTTAGAGAGGGGggtaaggtgacaaaagatggcaattttttattgtttatttttaccaATTAAGTTGTACTTTGTGCTAAATGTATTAAAAGTTGTACATTGCTTGTCAAATTTGTCCCGTCTTtaaacttttgtctagaaaagctacccAAATTGCCATGCTCAAATAAATTAGCTTAAAGTGACTTAAAAGTTGTGAtaaatctgttttttttgtgcTGAAATGTCCATAATATGTAGCCTTCTATATTATCATAAGCTACAAAAAGACTCTACTGTGATTCTTGTCTTTTAATTAGTACCTCAATTAATATTAATATTACTTACGATCCTTGCATGGATCCTGGCAGATGGTCTGCTTCTGGCATGGATCCTGGCAGATGGTCTGCTTCTGGCATGGATCCTGGCAGATTGTCTGCTTCTGGCATGGATCCTGGCAGATTGTCTGCTTCTGGCACGGGTCCTTGCATTGGGATTTCTGATGTCCTCCTTTAACTCCAGACATGTTTGCTTTGGGATCTTTGCCTAGGACAGCACAAGATAGGAAGATTTGCAGTTGATTGTAGGTATCCTTTGCAAAGTTTCCTTTTATATACACAATTTGGTATGCTGTGTGGCATGCGTAAACAAAACCGCTTTTTACAAGATGGAAAATCAGGATAATCCTGACAGAATGTTTATTGTCATTTAATTATTTCCTTGTAGTTGGGTGTTTCTAAGAGAACAGCTCACGTCATATACATCCTAGAATAATGTGCTTTTATGGCTAATGATTTAGATACCCAGGAATTTTGAATACACCTGTTGAATAATGTACTGAAATATAAGGAAGATCTTAAATAAATGATAGGTTAGGGAGATGTGATTGTATTTTGCTGACACATTTAGCAAATTCCATCCTAAGCCATTTAAAAATCAACAAGGTTTATGTCATTAGTATCAGTTTTGATTGTATAATgccacatagttacatagttaatacggttgaaaaaatacataaatccatcaagttcaaccaaatgATAAGTCGGGAtccgaatcccagaaggaagtgagactcagatttctacatgttttcataagcattaatgtaatttacttttaaaaattaatctaaaccctttttaaaactgtccactcttcctgctgtgaccacgtcctgaggaagtctattccacagattcacagttcttacagtaaaaaagtttttatgcttctggagactgaacttttccttctccagtcggaggcagtgcccccttgtcttttgagggcatttgacatggaacagtttttcaccgtttttgtatggcccatttatatatttgtataggttaatcatgtccccccttagacatcttttctcaagactaaataaatgcaattattttaatctttcttcataactagagatgagcctcTCAAAGTTGATTTTAGGTTTTATTTGATTTGCACCGCAATTCGTGGTAaggaatagcatttttttttaaatggctgctgctcgtatgaggacatggagcaaggaactctgggaaggcgggatcacccataatgccatgcatgcagccaatcaacagccagccatccctgtgatgtcatagccctataaatagcctcagccatcttggattctgccattttccagtgtacttagtggagGGAgatacgtcagcaggcgctagggacagtgctagaaaaatcttcattgtgctaaaaaaaaaaaaacatttaaaagtgcagggaaagattatttaaggtgtgcggaaaagatagggaggaattattccatagcatttatgttgaacagggttcagtaggggaggtcacAGCCTGGGTaagaggaacaatcctattacaccttgctgcactgactgggcacccaaattgccattatacagctctgtaattccagcaaaccattcttgttattggggtgcaagtgctgttgataacagggtttattacaaggaaatatttatacgtcttatttgcccttgtgtggtgcagttatatgttctaaagcatttttggcttgtattagtggggaaaaagggacttattagccgttgtgtggtgaagtgctaaaattacagcaatttttattgtgtattagtggcaaaagtaaaacatatttgccgttcagcggtgccgttatatgttctaaagccttttgtggcatgtattagtggaaaaagaaaaatatatttgccgttgagCAGAACAGTTAGATGTTGTAAAGCACTTttcattagtggcacaaaaaaagtatttgcctttcatcggtgcagttatatgttccaaagcccctCTTGGCATgttttagtggggaaaaaagaataagggcttattagccagtgagtgttgaagtgagaaaactacagccatttttggtgtagattagtggcaaaaaaaagtatttgccaatcaccggtgaagttccattgtgctacagccatttacagggtgcattaataggatagatatgtcctattagctgttctgtggtgaattgtgactgttatatttattttttgggagtgtattaataggaaaaaaaatataagttaTTATCCGGTCTGCAGTGAACTGACATTGTTATACTgccattgttggggtgtattaattggaAAAGTCAGTGTTATTAGCCTTTCTGCGGTGAATGTAAATTGTCATTCAGTGGttatttgtttgtgatacagcctttttggggaaaattgatgagtgattgtagacttccttttgctgtatggactgaaTTATGTAGATTATCCATTCAGTAGTGAATTTTTTaacagcctttttggggaaaatgtatGGCTGATTGTAGATTTCCTTCTGCTGTATGGACTGaatcgattagccattcagtggtgaattttCTTTTTgggaaaaagctatttttgggaaatttggtcggtagctgtaactacggtcaaggacaatatatgtcctttatggcccactgggtaaatgtggttcctggccagccacaccagcaacttggccaggtgacgctgcttctgcctccatgttctcacgctgttggtcctgcaacaatgttcgcctctgcctcctcttcttccaccgtggtcctcagcctccactgcagggacaattcacagtgctcctccagcataccacatgtgcagggcacggcaatTTCATgatgttctacacctcgtttgcctggacgAACAGAGTCacgcaggggaggaactgctctgtggccttcctcaagaaatcgaatcctggctttctctgagacaactcaaaatcggaaccatgatgACCGTCAAAgaaaagaacatggtgttggcgctgtatcaaggagggctgagccatgcaccctgtatggcacacatgttcaatctggttgtcaagcagttcctgaagtcttccactcacctgcaagacatcctaaaaacaggcaggaaactttgcatgcacttcagccactcgaacaccgcaaagcacacactccttgagctgcagcgacaGAACAGCATCCCCTAACATAGGCCGATATGTGATGTTTCCAACAATTAGAGTTCAaccttccatatgttggaccgattatacgaacagagaaaggccataaatgatttcttgatgatccaagtggacaggagtactcccctgtgtaacttcgattagTACAAACACTAGATATGACTTGTTATTTAGCTTGATAAGGGCTACTATGTAGTCGAAACATTGCTATCTGGCTTTTTGTATACACACTCTTTGAAGTACGATCAATAAAGAAAGAACTGGAGATGCTGCTGTCGCCTTTTGTTGAttactgtgtaacttcgatgtcagccagtggcagctgatgcgtgacacctgctggttgctcaggccctttgaggaggccacgttatttgttagTCGCCAGAACTACAGGATAAACGATGTCTTTTGacagcttcatgtcctggaacagatgttggTAAATCTGGCCggttcaggggactggagacgtgatgcctacatctcacggccaaaTGAGCCCTGTAGGGGCTGAATTTCAGGAAgaggagaacattggagcacaagcaatgtgtagcaaaatgggcggtttctctacataggtgacaggagaggaggagcaggagcaggcagaggagctaAAGGGCCATGAGGAAGACTAGGCAGAGGAgtcagacacaccatggcagtatgcagtggagatggaggcagggagtccctctcaGTCACTTTCGCAAATGTCCCGATGCATGCTCTCTTGCTTGAGTAGTGACAGCTAGAGATGTCCCGATtctcccgaactattcgccggcgaatagttcccggcgaacatagcttgttcgcgttcgccgctgcgggcgaacatatgcgatattcggtccgcctcctattcgtcatcattgagcaaactttgaccctgtacctcacagtcagcagacacattccagccaatcagcagaccctcccaccgcctatcaaaaagcaaggacagcatccatcttagattaattctgaagctgcagtgtcacaaagctgtaatagcaatgcgattaatacaggttatattaatcacattgagattacaacttagagctcctaatggttatattgatagaatataacgaagattgagaatatagtgctatattcgttgtcaattctagcaatacaaccattaggaactcagatctaggttgtaatcgcaatgcgaataatgcaggttatattaatcgcattgcgaattcaagctagcgaatgcaagctaagttcctaatggttcgattgctagaattgacgaatataacgaatatagcactatattctcaatcttcgttttattctagcaatacaaccattagaaacccaacagctctaagttgaattcacaatgtgattaatataacctgcattaatcgcattgcgattacaactttctcaaatccgacagtacattctagcatggagccgttcccatggtgatagggacgctccatgagcacggaagtcggcagaatctctaagttgaaatcgcaatgcgattaattcaagttctataaatcgcatcgcgatttcaacagaacttctgctgacttccgtgctcattgagcgtccctatcaccatgggaacgactccatgctagaatgtactgtcggatttgagaaagttgaaatcgcaatgcgattaattcaagttctataaatcgcatggtgttagtccccttgaaacaacttttccatccctattgtggccacaaatttgccttcctattgatgtctattgcggttcgcacgttcgcgaacatctgcggaaattcgcgttcgccgttcgcaaacggaaaattttatgttcgcgacatcactagtgaaagccgaattgtcaccattcagcagagggatcctgtgacattaaaaggtctgtatggtgaatgcggttcatacgccaccataatgagaggcagaggagtgagacagaggTTTGATTATGTGCCTAGAGGTAAAAAAAATCtagctgtcggccagtacaggccaccaaaattaggcaataggcattcacccgaCGGCGAAGaaatttggattctgtggctgggggTACATTAGGATAATGCTTGCAGATCTGTTTGTAAAAGAAGTAACAATGAATATTCCCAGACTGCGCAGAGTGTATCCCAACACAGCCCACAATCAATACAATACAAAGTGCATAGTGCTTATTTGTAAACAATAGTCAAGGGAacaaacataaataaatacagaccaagtcctcccggatccctacacgtgtttcgcgttttgcttcctcaggggatactgATGGTGTGTGTTGCCTGTTCCTATATAGTCTGCAAATTGATTGAAAATAAGGATCACCTGGGCTTCATGAGAGAACCGAAAAACGGAAGTaagatgcgttccacgctggagcgcaccaTTACTTCCGGCTCGGTCGGTGTCCGGACACCTCATTTATACATGGATAATCAATACCCAGAGTATGGCCCATCTTGGCGTCTGAACTACACATCCGGGCGTTGGGTTCGCTCCGCGTTCATTTTGGGATTGTACTTTCTGTTTATTGAATTTATTCTCTTTACAGACTTGCGTATCCATTATAATGGATTTTTCAGCCCGGGAGGCCTCGTGGAAGTCCCAGGCAGAAAGTATTTTTAACAGTGGAAGCAGCCACTCACAGGATATTGAACAGAGGAATTCACGAGAAATGAAGGTGAAGTTTAAAAATCTCTCACATAAACGCCTAAAAATTTGGTGGAATAGAACATCACTGGAGCAGTATATCATGAGGAATTTGATTCCACGCGGCCTCAGGGTACAGGTATTCCCGTCCCATAACCTGGGCACAGAGCAACTCAATACGAAATGGGAGGAAGCATGCAATTCATGCTCCCTGACATTCATGCAGACCCTCATTGCCACAAACGATATAATGCTGGTAGAAGTGGATAACGAATTACAATCTTTAGCGGATCAGATGAGCCAAGTAATGAACGAGAACGAACAGGCGCTGTTCAAAAGTGAGGTAGATGAAGCCTTTAAAATATGGGAGAAACAAATTAAAGAAAGGAAGACAGCCAAATTCCAGAGAGATCTACAGGATTTGGATCAGAACAGGATCTATAAATGGAAACAGATGAGGTCTGAACCATGGGGTAGAAGCATGTCCGTATCCTcatatgtttcaacagaaaatgaGGGAAGCAATTCCGATTCAAACATCAGAACATACCCCACACAATATGGGAGAAGAAGGAATGAAACTGCGAGAGGGCGTCCAACAACGAGGAAATTTCAGGGGACGGGCGACCCTAAGAACCAGCGCCTGCAGGTAATTAATTTATCTAACTATGTCTTGAGCAATGAGCAATTAGAGGTGCTCGGCCTGGGTCTAAACTTTATCCCTAAAACAGGATTTAATCTTTTTACAGCGGTGAAGGATTTACAGTTATTAGCACGGAATCTTACTTTTAAGAAGTTGTATCATAGGAGCGGCACGGAGGACACTAAGTTCACAGCGGAGGAACTTCAGAATGAACAAGTTGATGTGGCACCGGTGAGTAGACTACCTGCAGCTCTGATACCCAAATCTAAGAAATTTCCTCCAATGTCATTATTTCCAAAC
The sequence above is a segment of the Bufo gargarizans isolate SCDJY-AF-19 chromosome 6, ASM1485885v1, whole genome shotgun sequence genome. Coding sequences within it:
- the LOC122942592 gene encoding small proline-rich protein 2E-like, whose product is MSGVKGGHQKSQCKDPCQKQTICQDPCQKQTICQDPCQKQTICQDPCQKQTICQDPCKDPCKPVQQCKDPCNPCVPDPCQSQRKYY